Proteins encoded by one window of Musa acuminata AAA Group cultivar baxijiao chromosome BXJ2-9, Cavendish_Baxijiao_AAA, whole genome shotgun sequence:
- the LOC135623277 gene encoding uncharacterized protein LOC135623277 isoform X2 has product MLHGLNSPKGKLIHIEALVLLGTVLLFLLIIFGSFRRRSGNTVIQAVVWVAYTCSTYLVVYTVGLMQSSGFKNGLLALWGICLSLVLGSAISISAYRLEENENWKKNFTEHMMSLSFIIGLAATYLQHTHSGFKFPVIVLSLLMSARVGQRTDVYRMATKTNGQEKSKLIADYMKYEPELTPQDESDPTNMRGYNYLVDGEDRVDHICEAPDYLLRIEITDHRVITVNKIWRCTGSLLNSSGDPEGRLKDICLSFALFKLIRRRFSGYQLAESSLQKTRDFVIRGLLSNDDDAHERAFRVIEVELAFLHDYFYTKYPLIFVSEKFMLAMSATLLIFLCWSGVSVMKYYLSPTTYFNLITIGRKSFDAIFTLIIVAAIFLLELYQIYLYVCSEWAKVSLVCRYVAHPSWHDKPWITELIKHLCQLKVFDRVLQNKLELVKNKASD; this is encoded by the exons ATGCTTCATGGCTTGAACTCCCCGAAGGGCAAACTCATCCATATCGAAGCCCTAGTTCTGTTGGGGACTGTCCTTCTGTTTCTGCTGATCATCTTCGGTTCATTCCGGCGCCGGTCCGGCAACACCGTCATCCAAGCCGTCGTCTGGGTTGCTTACACGTGCTCCACCTACTTGGTGGTCTACACCGTTGGACTAATGCAATCCTCTGGCTTCAAGAATGGATTGCTTGCGCTATGGGGCATTTGTTTGTCCTTGGTACTCGGAAGCGCCATCTCCATTTCAGCTTATCGCCTTGAAGAAAATGAAAATTGGAAGAAGAATTTTACAGAACATATGATGTCCTTATCTTTTATTATTGGCTTGGCGGCCACATATCTCCAGCACACCCACTCCGGATTCAAATTCCCGGTTATTGTACTTTCTTTACTGATGAGTGCCCGAGTAGGTCAACGGACAGATGTATATCGAATGGCCACTAAAACAAACGGGCAGGAGAAAAGCAAATTAATCGCAGACTACATGAAATACGAGCCCGAATTGACGCCTCAAGATGAATCCGATCCCACGAACATGAGAGGATACAATTAtctggttgatggagaagatcgcGTTGATCATATCTGTGAAGCTCCTGACTACTTACTCCGAATAGAAATAACTGATCATCGGGTTATCACCGTCAACAAAATCTGGCGGTGCACTGGAAGTCTGCTGAACTCGAGCGGAGATCCAGAAGGGCGTTTGAAAGACATTTGTCTTTCGTTTGCCCTGTTCAAGCTAATTCGGCGTAGATTTTCTGGCTATCAACTTGCTGAGAGCAGCCTCCAAAAGACGAGGGACTTCGTGATTCGGGGATTGCTCTCCAACGATGATGATGCTCATGAAAGAGCCTTCAGGGTGATCGAGGTAGAGCTGGCTTTCCTTCATGATTATTTCTATACAAAGTATCCTTTGATATTTGTCAGTGAGAAATTCATGCTAGCCATGTCAGCTACACTTCTGATATTTCTATGTTGGTCCGGAGTATCAGTCATGAAGTATTATCTATCCCCTACCACTTACTTCAACCTTATCACAATCGGAAGGAAGAGCTTCGATGCAATTTTTACCTTGATAATTGTAGCAGCCATTTTTTTGCTGGAGCTGTACCAGATCTACCTCTATGTGTGCTCGGAGTGGGCCAAAGTATCTCTCGTTTGTAGATACGTTGCTCATCCTTCATGGCATGATAAGCCATGGATCACAGAATTGATAAAACATCTTTGCCAGCTAAAGGTTTTCGACAGGGTTTTGCAGAATAAACTGG AGCTGGTCAAAAACAAAGCAAGCGATTAA
- the LOC135623277 gene encoding uncharacterized protein LOC135623277 isoform X1 has protein sequence MLHGLNSPKGKLIHIEALVLLGTVLLFLLIIFGSFRRRSGNTVIQAVVWVAYTCSTYLVVYTVGLMQSSGFKNGLLALWGICLSLVLGSAISISAYRLEENENWKKNFTEHMMSLSFIIGLAATYLQHTHSGFKFPVIVLSLLMSARVGQRTDVYRMATKTNGQEKSKLIADYMKYEPELTPQDESDPTNMRGYNYLVDGEDRVDHICEAPDYLLRIEITDHRVITVNKIWRCTGSLLNSSGDPEGRLKDICLSFALFKLIRRRFSGYQLAESSLQKTRDFVIRGLLSNDDDAHERAFRVIEVELAFLHDYFYTKYPLIFVSEKFMLAMSATLLIFLCWSGVSVMKYYLSPTTYFNLITIGRKSFDAIFTLIIVAAIFLLELYQIYLYVCSEWAKVSLVCRYVAHPSWHDKPWITELIKHLCQLKVFDRVLQNKLGQYSLLEHCDYKPTAKNMLSNMTLEIVGKTRAGQKQSKRLKLPREVKKAVVRWLILNHDALPTNGISSLQRNGVSAQLSWACSLETHAQVILVWHIATSLCEIHGSRVERANVTSMEMKDNEVVANSLSRYCAYLVGFVPDLLPDNSFVAQRIFDTAVTEASSLLRTLNLDQRFQSMMNQSDTSQNVVCRGARLGKQLIDMETPEMRWKVMAEFWVEMILFLAPSDNAKAHAEGLARGGEFITHLWALLSHAGILGRGPSCIL, from the coding sequence ATGCTTCATGGCTTGAACTCCCCGAAGGGCAAACTCATCCATATCGAAGCCCTAGTTCTGTTGGGGACTGTCCTTCTGTTTCTGCTGATCATCTTCGGTTCATTCCGGCGCCGGTCCGGCAACACCGTCATCCAAGCCGTCGTCTGGGTTGCTTACACGTGCTCCACCTACTTGGTGGTCTACACCGTTGGACTAATGCAATCCTCTGGCTTCAAGAATGGATTGCTTGCGCTATGGGGCATTTGTTTGTCCTTGGTACTCGGAAGCGCCATCTCCATTTCAGCTTATCGCCTTGAAGAAAATGAAAATTGGAAGAAGAATTTTACAGAACATATGATGTCCTTATCTTTTATTATTGGCTTGGCGGCCACATATCTCCAGCACACCCACTCCGGATTCAAATTCCCGGTTATTGTACTTTCTTTACTGATGAGTGCCCGAGTAGGTCAACGGACAGATGTATATCGAATGGCCACTAAAACAAACGGGCAGGAGAAAAGCAAATTAATCGCAGACTACATGAAATACGAGCCCGAATTGACGCCTCAAGATGAATCCGATCCCACGAACATGAGAGGATACAATTAtctggttgatggagaagatcgcGTTGATCATATCTGTGAAGCTCCTGACTACTTACTCCGAATAGAAATAACTGATCATCGGGTTATCACCGTCAACAAAATCTGGCGGTGCACTGGAAGTCTGCTGAACTCGAGCGGAGATCCAGAAGGGCGTTTGAAAGACATTTGTCTTTCGTTTGCCCTGTTCAAGCTAATTCGGCGTAGATTTTCTGGCTATCAACTTGCTGAGAGCAGCCTCCAAAAGACGAGGGACTTCGTGATTCGGGGATTGCTCTCCAACGATGATGATGCTCATGAAAGAGCCTTCAGGGTGATCGAGGTAGAGCTGGCTTTCCTTCATGATTATTTCTATACAAAGTATCCTTTGATATTTGTCAGTGAGAAATTCATGCTAGCCATGTCAGCTACACTTCTGATATTTCTATGTTGGTCCGGAGTATCAGTCATGAAGTATTATCTATCCCCTACCACTTACTTCAACCTTATCACAATCGGAAGGAAGAGCTTCGATGCAATTTTTACCTTGATAATTGTAGCAGCCATTTTTTTGCTGGAGCTGTACCAGATCTACCTCTATGTGTGCTCGGAGTGGGCCAAAGTATCTCTCGTTTGTAGATACGTTGCTCATCCTTCATGGCATGATAAGCCATGGATCACAGAATTGATAAAACATCTTTGCCAGCTAAAGGTTTTCGACAGGGTTTTGCAGAATAAACTGGGTCAGTATTCGCTTCTTGAACATTGTGATTATAAGCCAACAGCTAAGAACATGTTATCTAACATGACACTTGAAATTGTTGGGAAGACCAGAGCTGGTCAAAAACAAAGCAAGCGATTAAAGCTCCCAAGGGAGGTAAAGAAAGCAGTCGTCCGTTGGCTCATACTCAACCATGACGCCCTGCCGACCAACGGAATTTCGTCTCTGCAACGAAATGGAGTGAGCGCACAGCTTTCATGGGCATGCAGTCTTGAAACTCACGCGCAGGTAATATTGGTTTGGCATATAGCCACCTCTCTGTGTGAGATCCACGGATCCCGAGTGGAGCGCGCAAACGTTACCTCGATGGAGATGAAGGATAACGAAGTAGTTGCTAACAGCTTATCGCGATATTGTGCATACTTGGTAGGTTTTGTTCCAGATCTTCTACCGGACAACAGTTTTGTAGCTCAGAGGATCTTTGATACCGCAGTAACGGAAGCTTCCTCGCTACTCAGGACATTGAACTTGGACCAAAGGTTTCAAAGTATGATGAACCAAAGTGACACTTCTCAGAATGTCGTTTGTAGGGGTGCGAGACTGGGAAAGCAGTTGATAGACATGGAGACGCCAGAGATGCGATGGAAGGTGATGGCGGAATTTTGGGTGGAGATGATCCTGTTCCTTGCTCCATCAGACAATGCAAAAGCTCATGCGGAGGGTCTTGCAAGAGGTGGGGAGTTCATCACGCATCTGTGGGCGTTACTTTCCCATGCAGGCATACTTGGAAGAGGCCCCAGCTGCATACTTTAG
- the LOC135623348 gene encoding peroxidase 1-like, with protein MASKTLSMLLASMALSLLLTGSAEEQGLSLGYYSKTCPNAEAIVFEEMAKVIKVAPSLAGALLRMHFHDCFVRGCDGSVLLNSTKGNVAEKDAHPNLSLRGYGVIDRVKAKLEKACPGIVSCADILALVARDAVVLSKGPYWPVPTGRRDGFVSIANETKQLPPPTANITTLISMFASKGLSVKDLVVLSGGHTIGISHCSFFSDRLYNFTGKATPTDIDPTLDKYYLAKLRTICKPNDAVTFVEMDPGSFRTFDTGYYKLVAKRRGVFHSDEALLQHPLTKAYVLSHAGASESEFFKDFGDSMINTGNVGVLTGSAGEVRKKCSVVN; from the exons ATGGCCTCTAAGACTCTCTCGATGCTCTTGGCCTCTATGGCCCTCTCCCTTCTACTCACAGGGTCAGCAGAGGAACAGGGCTTGAGTCTTGGTTACTACAGCAAGACGTGTCCAAATGCCGAAGCTATCGTGTTCGAGGAGATGGCCAAAGTCATCAAAGTCGCACCAAGCCTTGCTGGTGCTCTCCTGAGGATGCACTTCCATGATTGTTTCGTAAGG GGATGTGATGGGTCAGTCTTGTTGAACTCCACGAAGGGAAATGTAGCTGAGAAGGACGCACATCCCAACCTCTCACTCAGAGGCTATGGTGTCATTGACAGAGTGAAGGCTAAACTGGAGAAAGCTTGCCCCGGGATCGTCTCCTGCGCTGATATCCTAGCTTTGGTCGCCAGGGATGCGGTGGTTTTG AGCAAAGGACCCTATTGGCCTGTGCCGACTGGCCGAAGGGATGGCTTTGTGTCCATAGCCAACGAGACCAAACAGCTGCCACCACCCACCGCCAACATCACTACGTTGATCTCAATGTTTGCATCCAAAGGATTGAGCGTGAAGGACCTTGTTGTTCTATCAG GTGGGCACACGATTGGGATCTCGCACTGCTCATTCTTCAGCGACAGGCTCTACAACTTCACCGGCAAGGCCACGCCCACCGACATCGATCCCACACTCGACAAGTACTACCTGGCGAAGTTGAGGACGATCTGCAAACCCAACGACGCCGTCACTTTCGTGGAGATGGATCCAGGGAGCTTCAGGACATTCGACACAGGCTACTACAAGCTGGTAGCCAAGAGAAGAGGTGTCTTCCATTCTGACGAGGCTCTCCTGCAGCATCCCCTGACAAAGGCATACGTCCTGAGCCATGCCGGTGCTTCCGAGTCGGAATTCTTCAAGGACTTCGGGGACTCCATGATCAACACGGGGAATGTTGGTGTCCTCACTGGCTCAGCAGGTGAGGTCAGGAAGAAATGTTCGGTTGTCAACTAG